The following are encoded in a window of Verrucomicrobiia bacterium genomic DNA:
- a CDS encoding lactonase family protein, which produces MSQNKFLAAAFGLSLLTFFAPVTSAQNSKDFTPSECFVYVGTYTGGTSKGIYLYRMDMETGVLTSEGLAAETPNPTFFDLTTNGKFLYAADEVNNFQGKHAGSVGAYSVERGTGKLTLLDERSTVGDGPCHILIDHSGKDALIANYGGGSVAVLPIEADGKVDDASTFIQHHGKSINPDRQQKPHAHFITVDPANRFAFVCDLGLDKIMSYRFAAAAGKLTPNDPPFTEIKPGSGPRHLAFSANGRFAYLINEMASTINVFNYDATHGVLAEMQTISTLPADFKGSSTGAEIAIHPSGKYLYASNRGDDSIAFFAINPANGTLSFVQRQSVQGKTPRYFGIDPTGKYILDANQDSNNLVLFVINPENGQLTFTGKTWELGSPVCVKFLPIRPK; this is translated from the coding sequence ATGAGCCAAAATAAATTTCTCGCCGCCGCGTTCGGTCTCTCCTTGCTTACATTTTTCGCGCCGGTCACGAGCGCGCAAAACAGTAAGGATTTCACGCCCAGCGAATGTTTTGTCTATGTCGGCACCTATACCGGTGGCACGAGCAAAGGCATTTATCTTTATCGCATGGACATGGAGACCGGCGTATTGACTTCCGAAGGGCTCGCGGCGGAAACGCCCAATCCAACTTTCTTCGATCTCACTACCAACGGAAAATTTCTCTACGCCGCTGATGAGGTTAATAATTTTCAGGGCAAACATGCCGGCTCGGTGGGCGCTTATTCCGTTGAACGCGGCACGGGCAAACTGACTCTGCTCGACGAACGCTCCACGGTCGGCGATGGCCCCTGCCATATATTAATAGACCACAGCGGCAAGGATGCCCTGATCGCCAATTACGGCGGCGGCAGCGTCGCCGTTCTTCCCATTGAAGCCGATGGCAAAGTTGACGATGCCTCCACGTTTATCCAGCACCACGGCAAAAGCATCAATCCCGACCGCCAGCAAAAGCCCCATGCTCATTTTATAACGGTTGATCCCGCCAACCGTTTCGCGTTCGTCTGCGATCTCGGCCTCGACAAGATCATGAGCTATCGTTTCGCCGCCGCCGCCGGGAAGTTGACGCCGAACGACCCACCCTTCACCGAGATCAAACCCGGCTCCGGTCCGCGGCATTTGGCCTTCAGCGCGAACGGACGCTTCGCCTATCTGATCAACGAAATGGCCTCCACCATAAACGTCTTCAACTACGATGCTACGCACGGCGTGTTGGCCGAAATGCAAACCATCAGCACGCTTCCCGCTGATTTCAAAGGTTCGAGCACCGGTGCGGAAATCGCCATTCATCCGTCGGGAAAATATCTCTACGCCTCCAATCGCGGTGACGATAGCATCGCCTTCTTTGCCATCAATCCTGCGAACGGCACTTTGTCATTCGTCCAGCGCCAATCCGTCCAGGGAAAAACCCCGCGTTATTTCGGCATTGATCCCACTGGCAAATACATCCTCGATGCCAATCAGGATTCCAACAATCTCGTCCTCTTCGTCATCAATCCCGAGAATGGCCAGTTGACTTTCACCGGCAAAACGTGGGAACTGGGCTCGCCGGTTTGCGTTAAATTTTTGCCAATCCGCCCGAAATAA
- a CDS encoding NTP transferase domain-containing protein has product MKVAAFLPAKGTSNRVPNKNTMLLDGDPMFLRSLRKLIACSGIDEVWLDTESHEIADLASDLKCKWLRRDPVLANNKTDGNQLFFNEIQSTDADICVMLLCTSPFIQQSTIEKAIEILKTDSRYDSVVAVRKEKQYLWQQGHPAYSLDRIPNSIDLPDTTVETMGLYVMRRDAVLQLKRRIGNNPYLLEIEPIESVDVNWPRDFELANLIAVGLREQERRLFNNLKLQFNSPLLSDVLDDLGIDGVLSKDFKLNLPQSKVLGRAKTMQIDSCKDDEDFKKIYDSLALYDHVVSNDVVVVANHAPNFAFFGELNANLAIRAGAVGAIIDGVTRDTRDTVGMGFPVFAKGHYCKDTRKRGVVTSRNRTVLIDEISIHKDDLIFGDTDGIVVIPKQHEKAVLAEALKRRKNESSILLAIAEGMETNQLVKEFGLF; this is encoded by the coding sequence ATGAAAGTCGCCGCATTTCTTCCGGCCAAAGGCACCAGCAACCGCGTGCCCAATAAAAATACCATGCTGCTCGACGGCGACCCGATGTTTCTTCGCAGTTTGCGCAAGCTCATCGCCTGCTCGGGCATTGATGAAGTCTGGCTCGATACCGAGTCGCACGAAATCGCCGATCTGGCCAGCGACCTCAAGTGCAAATGGCTTCGCCGCGACCCTGTCCTCGCCAATAATAAAACCGATGGCAACCAGCTTTTCTTCAACGAAATCCAGAGCACCGATGCCGACATCTGCGTGATGCTTCTCTGCACTTCACCGTTCATTCAGCAGAGCACCATCGAGAAGGCGATTGAGATTCTCAAGACCGACTCGCGCTACGATTCCGTCGTCGCCGTTCGCAAGGAAAAACAATATCTCTGGCAGCAGGGCCACCCGGCGTATTCGCTCGACCGCATTCCCAACAGCATTGATTTGCCGGACACGACCGTTGAAACGATGGGCCTCTACGTCATGCGCCGCGATGCCGTGCTGCAACTCAAACGCCGCATCGGCAACAATCCTTATCTGCTCGAAATCGAACCCATCGAAAGTGTGGATGTGAATTGGCCGCGCGATTTTGAACTTGCGAATCTTATCGCCGTCGGCCTGCGCGAACAGGAACGCCGCCTCTTCAACAACCTGAAATTGCAATTCAATAGCCCGCTGCTTTCCGACGTGCTGGACGATCTTGGCATTGACGGCGTGCTCTCCAAGGATTTCAAACTCAACCTGCCGCAATCGAAAGTCCTTGGCCGCGCGAAGACGATGCAGATTGACAGTTGCAAGGACGACGAGGATTTCAAAAAAATTTACGACAGTCTCGCGCTTTACGATCACGTGGTCTCGAATGATGTCGTCGTCGTCGCGAATCACGCGCCGAACTTTGCTTTCTTTGGTGAACTCAACGCGAATCTGGCCATTCGCGCCGGTGCGGTCGGCGCCATTATTGACGGCGTCACTCGCGATACGCGCGATACGGTTGGCATGGGTTTTCCCGTGTTTGCCAAGGGACACTACTGCAAGGACACGCGCAAACGTGGCGTCGTCACTTCGCGCAATCGCACGGTGTTGATTGATGAAATCAGCATCCACAAGGACGACCTGATTTTTGGCGATACCGATGGCATCGTCGTCATTCCCAAGCAGCACGAGAAGGCCGTGCTTGCCGAAGCGCTCAAGCGCCGCAAAAACGAATCGTCCATCCTGCTCGCCATTGCCGAAGGCATGGAGACAAATCAGTTGGTAAAAGAATTCGGCCTATTTTAA
- a CDS encoding alginate lyase family protein, translated as MKSFSKVARLLGCILFFWLASPMTRAALPTLNVADIERARILAAATNALALEPITITAFPAKLSQGGSNDFYSNGDYWWPDPSKSNGLPYIQRDGQSNPENFIEHRKCVMQLRDAVAALGAAYKITGDDRYAAKAAALLRVFFIDPKTRMNPSLNYAQAIPGVSTGRGIGIIDTLHLIEVPVAIEALSASPAFPRDVLDGLKSWFTDYSTWMTTSKNGHDEANTLNNHAVAFYLQLAVFSKFVGDEEKMTECRQKYKEAFVAKQMAADGSFPAELKRTKPYAYSIFQLDNMATLCQVLSTSKEDLWLYSLPDGRGIAKAVAFLYPYLADKSAWPYKPDVMAWDSWPSREPCLLFAGLKLDEEKYLTLWKKLPPDPTNAEVQRNIAITQPILWIGNSK; from the coding sequence ATGAAGTCATTCTCAAAGGTTGCGCGTCTGCTGGGCTGCATTTTGTTTTTTTGGCTGGCGTCTCCAATGACACGGGCCGCGCTGCCGACATTGAACGTGGCGGACATCGAACGCGCGCGCATCCTTGCCGCCGCCACGAATGCCCTCGCGCTGGAGCCGATCACTATTACGGCGTTCCCGGCGAAGCTCAGCCAGGGCGGGTCGAACGACTTTTATTCCAATGGCGATTATTGGTGGCCCGACCCGTCAAAGTCGAATGGATTGCCGTACATTCAGCGCGACGGGCAATCGAATCCCGAAAATTTTATCGAGCATCGGAAATGCGTTATGCAGTTGCGCGACGCCGTGGCCGCGCTGGGAGCCGCTTACAAGATCACGGGCGACGACCGTTACGCGGCGAAGGCGGCGGCGTTGCTGCGGGTGTTTTTTATCGATCCAAAAACGCGCATGAATCCGAGTTTGAATTATGCGCAGGCGATACCGGGTGTTTCCACCGGGCGCGGCATCGGCATTATTGATACACTGCATCTGATCGAGGTGCCGGTGGCCATCGAGGCTTTGAGCGCGTCACCGGCATTTCCACGGGATGTTTTGGACGGGCTCAAAAGCTGGTTCACTGATTACAGCACGTGGATGACCACGAGCAAAAATGGCCATGACGAGGCGAACACGCTCAACAATCACGCGGTGGCCTTCTATCTCCAACTCGCGGTGTTCTCGAAATTTGTGGGCGACGAGGAAAAAATGACGGAATGCCGGCAGAAGTATAAGGAGGCGTTCGTGGCGAAACAAATGGCGGCGGATGGAAGTTTTCCGGCGGAACTCAAACGCACGAAGCCTTATGCCTATTCGATTTTTCAACTGGATAATATGGCCACGCTTTGCCAGGTGCTTTCGACCAGCAAAGAAGATCTCTGGCTATATAGCTTGCCGGACGGACGCGGCATCGCGAAGGCCGTGGCGTTTCTTTATCCGTATCTCGCCGACAAATCTGCGTGGCCCTACAAGCCGGACGTGATGGCGTGGGATAGCTGGCCGTCGCGCGAACCGTGTCTGCTCTTTGCCGGATTGAAACTCGACGAGGAAAAATATTTGACGCTGTGGAAAAAACTGCCGCCGGACCCCACCAACGCAGAAGTTCAACGCAACATTGCCATTACTCAGCCGATACTCTGGATCGGAAATTCTAAGTAA
- a CDS encoding WXG100 family type VII secretion target, whose translation MAQAIMDPEEVRRFAQELKKFNADLQNGMASLQARFSALGDTWQDQEQVRFADEFKTTMKALKKFIEISNQQTPFLLRKAQRIEEYLNQH comes from the coding sequence ATGGCGCAGGCAATAATGGATCCGGAGGAGGTGCGGCGGTTCGCCCAGGAATTGAAAAAATTCAACGCCGATTTACAAAATGGCATGGCGTCATTGCAGGCGCGGTTTTCCGCCCTCGGCGATACGTGGCAGGACCAGGAGCAAGTCCGCTTCGCCGACGAATTCAAGACGACAATGAAGGCGTTAAAAAAGTTCATCGAGATTTCAAATCAGCAAACCCCCTTCCTGTTGCGCAAGGCGCAGCGCATTGAGGAATATCTGAACCAGCATTAG